In Thermomonas carbonis, a single genomic region encodes these proteins:
- the pstA gene encoding phosphate ABC transporter permease PstA, whose product MSTPTLSAHDQAAAKLYRRRRLTNIIAIGLACAAAIFGLAFLGWILWTLLSKGLAHLSLSLFTQDQPPPLEAGGLRNAIVGSLMMCGMGVAIGTPLGIAAGTWLAEVGNHRKLGTVVRFVNDILLSAPSIVLGLFVYAAFVMQTGGNFSAIGGALALAFIVLPVVVRTTDEMLRLVPIQMREAALSLGVPQWKVTMQVLYRSALPGIVTGILLALARISGETAPLLFTAFGNEFFSLDASGAMSAVPLVMYKFAGSGYENWEHLAWAGALLVTLFVLAVSLVARTLLLRNKISND is encoded by the coding sequence GACCAGGCCGCCGCAAAGTTGTATCGCCGTCGTCGCCTGACCAACATCATCGCGATCGGCCTGGCCTGCGCCGCCGCGATCTTCGGCCTGGCCTTCCTCGGCTGGATCCTGTGGACGCTGTTGTCAAAGGGGCTCGCCCATCTCAGCCTCTCGCTGTTCACCCAGGACCAGCCGCCGCCGCTGGAAGCCGGTGGCCTGCGCAACGCCATCGTAGGCAGCCTGATGATGTGCGGCATGGGCGTGGCGATCGGCACCCCGCTGGGCATCGCCGCCGGCACGTGGCTGGCCGAAGTCGGCAATCACCGCAAGCTCGGCACGGTGGTGCGCTTCGTCAACGACATCCTGCTGTCGGCGCCGTCGATCGTGCTCGGCCTGTTCGTGTACGCGGCATTCGTGATGCAGACCGGCGGCAACTTCTCCGCCATCGGCGGCGCGCTGGCGCTGGCCTTCATCGTGCTGCCGGTGGTGGTGCGCACCACCGACGAAATGCTGCGCCTGGTGCCGATCCAGATGCGCGAGGCCGCGCTCTCGCTGGGCGTGCCGCAGTGGAAGGTGACCATGCAGGTGCTGTATCGCAGTGCGCTGCCCGGCATCGTCACCGGCATCCTGCTCGCGCTCGCCCGCATTTCCGGCGAGACCGCGCCGCTGCTGTTCACCGCCTTCGGCAACGAGTTCTTCAGCCTCGACGCCTCCGGCGCGATGAGCGCAGTGCCGCTGGTCATGTACAAGTTCGCCGGTTCCGGCTACGAGAACTGGGAACACCTGGCCTGGGCCGGCGCGTTGCTGGTGACGCTGTTCGTGCTCGCGGTAAGCCTGGTCGCGCGCACGCTGCTGCTGCGCAACAAGATTTCCAATGACTGA